From a region of the Seleniivibrio woodruffii genome:
- a CDS encoding 4Fe-4S dicluster domain-containing protein, translated as MSNKKYGIVLNAKNCLNCKACTVACKFENHVEPESEQYRIWVAEKELKGTFPKLRLDFEPSQCQHCENTPCASVCPTSATYKTAEGVVLIDYKKCIICKACMTACPYDARFVSEVNHAIEKCTFCYHRLPEGREPACVETCPTKVRVFGDLNDPESKASKLLAENDSYQLKPEKNTRPRLFYIR; from the coding sequence ATGAGTAACAAAAAATACGGCATAGTTCTGAATGCCAAAAATTGCCTTAACTGCAAGGCATGTACAGTGGCCTGCAAGTTTGAAAACCATGTGGAGCCCGAAAGCGAGCAATACAGGATCTGGGTTGCCGAGAAGGAGCTGAAAGGCACTTTCCCAAAGCTCCGTCTGGATTTTGAACCCTCACAGTGTCAGCACTGCGAGAACACACCCTGCGCCAGCGTGTGCCCCACCAGCGCGACCTACAAAACCGCAGAGGGTGTGGTTCTTATCGACTATAAAAAATGCATCATCTGCAAAGCCTGCATGACTGCATGTCCCTATGACGCAAGGTTTGTCAGCGAGGTCAACCATGCCATTGAAAAGTGCACCTTCTGCTACCACAGGCTGCCCGAAGGCAGAGAGCCTGCATGCGTGGAGACCTGCCCCACAAAGGTAAGGGTGTTCGGCGACCTGAACGACCCTGAGTCAAAGGCATCGAAACTGCTTGCAGAGAACGATTCTTATCAGCTTAAGCCTGAGAAGAACACCAGACCCAGACTTTTTTACATCAGGTAA
- the nrfD gene encoding NrfD/PsrC family molybdoenzyme membrane anchor subunit: MSAHDTETEVKEGLISTLKGLITFNKDIPVMPLIIIGLVLAGIGAVTAVVVLVKGHEAMYAVNREVPWGMLIGTYAYFVITSTGLAFIGGLGHAFGFENFAKIGRRIVVLATLVLLAGFTQILMELGHPVRMIIWMMLSPNITAPILWMGVFYTIELVILGFELYYAFKAHPTAKDHQTAAMLGFAAMVVGTLATSNLGFVFGSLNARPWLYGVHFPLFLVVSGITAGAALLLLVHNIAYRFSIPEEYKPSMNALAKLMGGGIGIMMLMYLWKFLTSIFTQPEGSYQSAMALIAGPLAANFWIGEMLLAVIIPLVLLLTAKGDTKKYGIAGLVFMIGLYFTRVNYIVAGQLPVMRQATDGSGVTADINGLAFYSPSIAEWGIFLLGIGTAMVLYFSAEKFLDLKTPDHH, from the coding sequence ATGTCAGCTCACGATACTGAAACTGAAGTTAAAGAGGGTTTGATATCAACCCTTAAAGGTTTGATAACCTTTAATAAAGACATCCCCGTAATGCCGCTTATCATCATAGGTCTGGTTCTTGCGGGAATAGGCGCCGTCACTGCGGTGGTGGTGCTTGTAAAAGGTCACGAGGCCATGTACGCCGTTAACCGTGAGGTTCCGTGGGGAATGCTCATCGGCACCTATGCATACTTTGTTATAACATCCACCGGACTGGCTTTCATCGGCGGTCTCGGCCATGCATTCGGATTTGAGAATTTTGCCAAGATAGGCAGACGCATAGTTGTGCTCGCCACACTGGTTCTGCTGGCAGGTTTCACTCAGATTCTTATGGAACTGGGACACCCCGTCCGTATGATCATCTGGATGATGCTCTCTCCCAATATCACAGCTCCTATCCTCTGGATGGGCGTGTTCTACACGATAGAGCTTGTGATCCTCGGATTTGAGCTTTACTACGCTTTTAAAGCCCATCCCACTGCAAAAGACCATCAGACTGCCGCAATGCTCGGCTTTGCCGCCATGGTTGTGGGTACCCTTGCAACATCGAACCTCGGATTCGTGTTCGGTTCGCTGAATGCTCGTCCCTGGCTCTATGGCGTACATTTCCCGCTGTTTCTTGTTGTTTCCGGTATAACTGCCGGTGCGGCTCTTCTGCTTCTGGTGCATAACATCGCATACAGGTTCAGCATTCCCGAAGAGTACAAACCCTCAATGAACGCCCTTGCGAAACTAATGGGCGGCGGTATCGGAATAATGATGCTTATGTATCTGTGGAAGTTCCTGACCTCCATATTCACTCAGCCCGAAGGTTCGTATCAGTCTGCAATGGCGCTCATAGCAGGCCCCCTTGCGGCTAACTTCTGGATAGGCGAGATGCTTCTTGCGGTCATAATTCCCCTTGTCCTTCTGCTCACTGCAAAAGGGGATACTAAGAAGTACGGAATCGCAGGCCTTGTGTTCATGATTGGTCTGTATTTCACAAGGGTTAACTACATTGTTGCGGGTCAGCTTCCCGTTATGCGTCAGGCTACCGACGGTTCCGGCGTAACAGCGGACATCAACGGTTTGGCCTTCTATTCGCCCTCGATAGCTGAGTGGGGGATATTCCTTCTGGGAATAGGAACTGCAATGGTGCTGTATTTCAGCGCAGAAAAGTTCCTTGATCTCAAAACTCCCGATCATCACTGA